From the genome of Glycine max cultivar Williams 82 chromosome 2, Glycine_max_v4.0, whole genome shotgun sequence, one region includes:
- the LOC100802353 gene encoding dihydropyrimidinase has translation MQFNITSQFLHIFSLTFFLIITSSLSQSNQFCDAGTEIPSSKLLIKGGTVVNGHHQQMADVYVEDGIIVAVNPNFRVGDDVTVIDATGKYVLPGGIDPHTHLDMDVGFTATVDDFFSGQAAALAGGTTMHIDFVIPLNGSLTAGFDDYEKKAKKSCMDYGFHMAITKWDETVSREMELMVKEKGINSFKFFMAYKGILMINDELLLKGFKKCKSLGAVAMVHAENGDAVYEGQQKMIELGITGPEGHALSRPAVLEGEATARAIRLADFVNTPLYVVHVMSIDAMEEIAKARKSGQRVIGEPIASGLALDESWLWHPDFDIAAKYVMSPPIRKRGHDKALQAALSTGVLQLVGTDHCAFNSTQKARGIDDFRKMPNGVNGIEERMHLVWDIMVESGQISVTDYVRITSTECAKIFNIYPRKGAILPGSDADIIILNPNSSFEMSAKSHHSRLDTNVYEGRRGKGKIEVTIVGGRVVWENNELKVTPGTGRYIQMPPYSYLFDGLDKKDAIYLNSLQAPVKRAKAST, from the exons ATGCAGTTCAATATCACATCACAATTCCTTCATATCTTCTCTCTTACCTTCTTCCTTATCATTACCTCTTCACTTTCACAATCCAACCAG TTTTGTGATGCTGGGACTGAAATTCCATCATCCAAGTTGTTGATCAAGGGAGGCACGGTTGTGAATGGTCACCACCAACAGATGGCTGATGTTTACGTGGAAGATGGCATCATTGTTGCAGTTAATCCTAACTTCAGG GTTGGAGATGATGTCACTGTCATTGATGCCACCGGCAAATATGTCTTGCCAG GGGGCATTGATCCTCACACCCATCTAGATATGGATGTTGGTTTTACTGCAACGGTTGATGACTTCTTCAGTGGTCAGGCAGCAGCATTGGCTGGTGGGACAACAATGCATATTGACTTCGTTATACCACTTAATGGGAGTTTGACAGCTGGTTTTGATGACTATGAAAAGAAGGCAAAGAAGTCTTGCATGGATTATGGTTTTCATATGGCTATTACCAAATGGGATGAAACTGTTTCCAGAGAAATGGAGCTCATGGTTAAGGAGAAag GGATCAActcttttaagtttttcatGGCATACAAAGGAATTCTTATGATCAATGATGAGCTTCTTCTGAAAGGATTTAAAAAATGCAAGTCTCTTGGTGCCGTAGCCATGGTCCATGCGGAAAATGGAGATGCTGTGTATGAAGGGCAACAGAAAATGATAGAACTTGGAATAACTGGTCCTGAAGGGCATGCTCTTTCAAGGCCTGCAGTG TTGGAAGGAGAGGCAACTGCTCGTGCCATTCGTTTAGCAGATTTTGTGAATACTCCTTTATATGTGGTTCATGTAATGAGCATTGATGCAatggaagaaattgcaaaagCCCGGAAATCAG GACAAAGGGTAATTGGAGAGCCGATTGCCTCTGGGTTAGCCCTTGATGAATCCTGGCTTTGGCATCCTGACTTTGACATTGCAGCAAA GTATGTCATGAGCCCCCCTATTAGGAAACGAGGACATGATAAGGCCCTTCAAGCTGCCCTTTCAACAGGAGTTTTGCAG CTGGTAGGAACTGATCATTGTGCCTTTAATTCCACCCAAAAAGCTCGTGGAATCGATGACTTCCGTAAAATGCCTAATGGTGTCAATG GTATTGAAGAAAGAATGCATTTGGTATGGGATATCATGGTG GAATCTGGCCAAATATCTGTCACTGACTATGTCCGGATAACAAGCACTGAATG TGCTAAAATCTTCAATATATATCCAAGGAAAGGAGCTATTCTCCCAGGATCTGATGCAGATATTATCATCCTTAATCCAAATTCGAGCTTTGAGATGAGTGCAAAGTCCCACCACTCCAGACTGGACACAAATGTCTATGAGGGAAGAAGAGGAAAG GGAAAAATTGAAGTGACTATTGTGGGAGGAAGAGTTGTTTGGGAAAATAATGAACTAAAGGTCACTCCTGGAACTGGGAGATACATCCAAATGCCACCGTATAGTTATCTGTTTGATGGACTGGACAAAAAGGATGCCATTTATCTAAATTCCCTTCAGGCCCCAGTAAAGAGAGCCAAAGCCAGCACTTAG